One part of the Aspergillus luchuensis IFO 4308 DNA, chromosome 5, nearly complete sequence genome encodes these proteins:
- a CDS encoding ankyrin repeat domain-containing protein (COG:S;~EggNog:ENOG410PPRF;~InterPro:IPR002110,IPR036770,IPR020683;~PFAM:PF13857,PF12796,PF00023,PF13637,PF13606;~go_function: GO:0005515 - protein binding [Evidence IEA]): MTLSQVSSLVHGRLPSSLEEPDEEGIWTPLQLAAAQGDLPEVKLLLSQPSSNPNEPPRGYYGQTALQAASLNGHLKVVETLLAAGADVNAPGGNNGGRTALTLAAGAGHFQIVRHLVVAAGADVKYPAHKYVGRTALQAAAEGGHLEILQWLLQHQPVTEINAPPANNRGRTVLQAAAFGGYDEMVEFLLHVGAEVNAPPCRYHGVTALQGAAFNGHRTTVLRLLTAGADVNAPGGRYNGYTALAAAAEGGHADIVRLLLDAGADVSMASGNKNWTALRFAVWRGQKEIVQLLA; the protein is encoded by the coding sequence ATGACTCTTTCGCAAGTTTCCAGTCTAGTGCACGGAAGACTGCCTTCTTCCTTGGAGGAACCAGACGAGGAGGGAATCTGGACTCCCCTCCAGCTGGCCGCTGCGCAAGGCGATCTACCCGAAGTGAAGCTTCTTTTGTCTCAGCCATCAAGCAACCCCAACGAACCCCCCCGGGGCTACTACGGCCAAACCGCACTTCAGGCAGCCTCGCTCAACGGTCATCTTAAGGTGGTCGAGACGCTCTTAGCCGCTGGTGCCGATGTGAATGCTCCTGGGGGCAACAACGGCGGCCGAACCGCCCTCACCCTCGCCGCGGGCGCTGGCCACTTCCAAATCGTTCGCCATCTGGTCGTTGCCGCAGGCGCGGACGTCAAGTACCCGGCACACAAATACGTGGGGCGCACCGCCCTGCAGGCCGCAGCGGAGGGAGGCCATCTCGAGATCTTACAGTGGCTCTTACAACACCAGCCTGTCACGGAGATCAACGCGCCCCCGGCAAACAACCGGGGTCGGACCGTGCTGCAGGCCGCGGCGTTTGGTGGCTATGATGAGATGGTAGAGTTTTTACTTCACGTTGGTGCGGAGGTGAATGCACCACCCTGCAGATATCATGGCGTGACAGCCCTCCAGGGCGCCGCTTTTAACGGTCACCGCACCACCGTCCTTCGACTCTTGACGGCCGGGGCGGATGTGAACGCTCCCGGAGGTCGGTATAATGGCTACACGGCactggcagcagcggcagaaGGCGGCCACGCAGACATTGTGCGACTCTTGCTGGACGCTGGCGCCGATGTGTCCATGGCATCCGGGAATAAGAATTGGACGGCGTTGCGGTTTGCGGTTTGGCGGGGACAGAAAGAGATCGTGCAGCTTCTGGCCTAA